The following proteins are encoded in a genomic region of Syngnathus acus chromosome 22, fSynAcu1.2, whole genome shotgun sequence:
- the LOC119116168 gene encoding galectin-8-like: MAERTAAEEYLSPQLSTQTRYVSLLVGLLVVILLVIVILLPVLIFNKNKKPNDYDDSAVIDFSDWGKQLVYATDDKDDVLRPATVEGRSHLLGSTNMLNFSEQLALALVNNMAITGKIKSQKVGDYGKSDSTNDKICWLNIFMKPVGVSYIGNVVGGLQVGRNITIRGRVNQSPNKFMVDLLDNTTNISMRLQPRFNYNGDTKVFVRTAYIGGSWGTDERQETSFPFEANSYFEMVIHCSEKAFNVSVNNAHVLDFKHRLTGLNKTTRVKVEGDIKLMNVRLL; this comes from the exons ATGGCTGAACGTACC gcGGCAGAGGAGTATTTGTCTCCGCAGTTGAGCACACAGACCCGATATGTCTCTCTTCTGGTTGGACTCCTGGTGGTTATCCTGCTGGTTATCGTGATCCTGCTGCCCGTGTTGAtctttaacaaaaacaaaaagccaaaTGATTACGATGATTCTGCAGTTATAGATTTTTCGGATTGGGGCAAACAACTTGTGTACGCGACCGACGACAAGGACGATGTGCTACGACCAGCAACAGTGGAGGGAAGAAGCCAT CTGTTAGGTTCCACTAACATGTTGAACTTCAGCGAGCAACTCGCTCTGGCACTCGTTAACAATATGGCAATTACGGGAAAGATCAAGTCT CAAAAGGTTGGGGACTATGGCAAGAGCGATTCAACTAATGATAAGATATGTTGGCTCAATATTTTCATGAAACCTGTTGGg GTTTCTTACATCGGGAATGTGGTTGGAGGTCTGCAAGTTGGCCGCAATATCACTATTCGAGGACGAGTCAATCAATCCCCGAACAA ATTTATGGTCGACCTGTTGGACAATACCACCAATATTTCAATGCGCCTGCAACCTCGTTTCAATTACAACGGAGATACCAAGGTGTTTGTTCGGACCGCCTACATTGGTGGATCTTGGGGTACTGATGAGCGCCAGGAGACCTCCTTTCCCTTTGAAGCCAACTCCTACTTTGAG ATGGTCATCCACTGTAGCGAGAAGGCTTTCAACGTGTCCGTCAACAATGCCCACGTATTGGACTTCAAGCACCGTTTGACTGGGCTAAACAAGACCACGCGTGTGAAAGTGGAGGGAGACATCAAGCTGATGAATGTCAGGCTTCTGTGA
- the LOC119116166 gene encoding galectin-8-like: MMVAADTFLIWDTPEQNPKQKARRCTWQSGFLLGIIVMVFLFTMYILFYSHKPKVAKTMRPTWTFNEKYEPNANESKNLTYAEQLALELVNQLALAGKVDAKNLTVTRNLSTEGDIKCWRKIAMNNSVGAMVGELVGGLSVGRTVVIRGRIMPKPISFKVDLMLGNDTLDDIALSMTACFYNESGSNVFSRNSYLNGKMGKMEDELVRWYPAKGPEDKPRREEIAFPFDGPNFYFEMVIHCGAESFSVCVNHNDVVEFKYRVGVEKITHVRVSGAVNLFDVELM; encoded by the exons ATGATGGTTGCTGCAGATACTTTTCTGATTTGGGACACCCCTGAGCAGAATCCGAAACAGAAGGCGAGACGATGC ACCTGGCAGTCGGGCTTCCTGTTGGGAATTATTGTCATGGTCTTTCTGTTCACCATGTACATCTTATTCTATAGTCACAAACCTAAGGTGGCTAAAACTATGCGGCCAACATGGACCTTCAATGAGAAGTATGAGCCGAACGCAAACGAAAGCAAG AATCTGACCTACGCTGAGCAACTGGCACTGGAACTTGTCAACCAGCTGGCCCTTGCTGGAAAGGTGGATGCT AAAAATCTCACCGTGACCAGAAACCTTTCAACTGAGGGTGACATCAAATGCTGGCGCAAAATCGCTATGAACAATTCCGTG GGCGCAATGGTGGGGGAGCTGGTCGGAGGTCTCAGTGTGGGCCGCACCGTCGTCATCAGGGGACGAATCATGCCGAAGCCAATAAG TTTCAAAGTCGACCTGATGCTGGGCAATGACACTTTGGATGACATAGCCCTGTCCATGACAGCTTGCTTCTACAACGAATCCGGCAGTAATGTGTTTTCGCGCAACTCCTATCTTAATGGCAAAATGGGCAAAATGGAGGACGAGCTGGTTAGATGGTATCCTGCCAAGGGCCCTGAAGACAAGCCGCGTAGGGAGGAGATTGCCTTCCCCTTCGATGGACCCAATTTCTACTTTGAG ATGGTCATCCACTGTGGCGCTGAGTCCTTCTCCGTATGTGTCAACCACAATGATGTCGTGGAATTCAAATACCGAGTTGGCGTGGAGAAAATCACCCACGTGAGAGTTTCAGGAGCCGTGAACCTGTTTGACGTCGAGCTGATGTGA
- the trim9 gene encoding E3 ubiquitin-protein ligase TRIM9 isoform X1: MDEMEEELKCPVCGSFFREPIILPCSHNICLACARNILVQTPDTESPQSSRASGSDYDYLDLDKMSLYSEADSGYGSYGGFVSLPTTPCQKSPNGVRVFPPGPAPAPHPQQPPAQQQAGCLLAPIPRNACITCPQCHRSLVLDERGLRGFPRNRVLEGVVERYRQGRAAALKCQLCERSPREAAVMCEQCDVLYCEPCRMRCHPPRGPLAKHRLVPPAQGRVGPGRRAAPRKTSTCTEHELENLSMYCVQCKTPVCYQCLEEGKHGTHEVKALGAMWKLHKGQLSQALNGLSDRASEAKEFLVQLRNTVQHIQENSVEFEACLVAQCDALIDALNRRKAQLLACVNKEHEHKLKVVRDQISHCTVKLRQTTGLMEYCLEVIKENDPSGFLQISDALIRRVLMTESQWGKGTLTPRMTSDFDLTLDSAPLLQTIHQLDFVQMKVPSAPMLQLEECCTENNSTTLSWKQPPLSTVAVDGYILELDDGDGGHFREVYVGTETICTVDGLHYNSTYKSRVKAFNASGVGQYSKTLIMHTSHAGLAPGDMQSVAWFTFDTASAHPDIILSNDNLTVTCNSYDDRVALGGAAFSRGIHYWEMTLDRYDNHPDPAFGVARADVLKDVMLGKDDKAWAMYVDNNRSWFMHNNSHTNRTDGGISKGSTIGVLLDFTRRILIFLINDEQQGPVAFEGLEGAFYPAISLNRNVQVTLHTGLPIPDFYTPGEVDPTAQMC; the protein is encoded by the exons ATGGACGAAATGGAGGAAGAGCTCAAGTGCCCCGTGTGCGGCTCCTTTTTCCGGGAGCCCATCATCTTGCCCTGCTCGCACAATATTTGCCTGGCGTGCGCCCGCAACATCCTGGTGCAGACGCCCGACACCGAGTCCCCACAGAGCAGCCGTGCCTCCGGATCCGACTACGACTACCTGGACCTGGACAAGATGAGCTTGTACAGCGAGGCGGACAGCGGCTACGGTTCGTATGGGGGTTTCGTGAGCCTGCCCACCACCCCTTGCCAGAAGTCCCCCAACGGGGTGCGGGTGTTCCCCCCTGGGCCGGCGCCGGCGCCGCACCCGCAGCAGCCCCCCGCACAGCAACAAGCCGGCTGCCTGCTCGCGCCCATCCCCCGCAACGCGTGCATCACGTGCCCGCAATGCCACCGCAGCCTGGTGCTGGACGAGCGGGGTCTGCGCGGCTTCCCCCGCAACCGGGTGCTGGAGGGCGTCGTGGAGCGCTACCGCCAGGGCCGGGCGGCCGCGCTCAAGTGTCAGCTGTGCGAGAGGAGCCCCCGCGAAGCCGCCGTCATGTGTGAGCAGTGCGACGTGCTGTACTGTGAGCCGTGCCGGATGCGTTGCCACCCGCCCCGCGGTCCGCTCGCCAAGCACCGGCTGGTGCCGCCCGCCCAGGGTCGGGTCGGCCCCgggcgccgcgccgcgcctcGCAAGACCTCCACATGCACGGAGCACGAGCTGGAGAACCTGAGCATGTACTGCGTGCAGTGCAAGACGCCCGTATGCTACCAGTGCCTCGAGGAGGGCAAGCACGGCACACACGAAGTCAAGGCGCTGGGGGCCATGTGGAAGCTGCACAAG GGTCAACTGTCTCAGGCTCTCAACGGGCTGTCAGACCGAGCCAGCGAGGCCAAAGAGTTCCTGGTGCAGCTCAGGAACACCGTGCAGCACATCCAG GAGAACAGCGTGGAATTCGAGGCGTGTCTGGTAGCGCAGTGCGACGCCCTCATCGACGCGCTGAACCGCCGCAAGGCGCAACTGCTGGCTTGCGTCAACAAGGAACACGAACACAAGCTCAAG GTAGTGCGTGACCAGATCTCGCACTGCACGGTGAAGCTGCGCCAGACGACGGGCCTGATGGAGTACTGCCTGGAGGTCATCAAAGAAAACGACCCCAGTGGCTTCCTCCAG ATCTCGGACGCGTTGATCCGGAGAGTCCTGATGACGGAGAGCCAGTGGGGCAAAGGGACGCTGACCCCCAGAATGACCAGTGACTTCGACTTGACTCTTGACAGCGCGCCGCTGCTGCAGACCATCCACCAGCTGGACTTTGTGCAGATGAAAG TGCCGTCGGCTCCCATGCTCCAGTTGGAAGAATGCTGCACGGAGAACAACAGCACCACGTTGTCATGGAAACAACCGCCACTCTCCACCGTCGCCGTGGACGGGTACATCCTGGAGCTTGATGACGGCGACGGCGGTCACTTCAGG GAAGTGTACGTGGGGACGGAGACCATCTGCACGGTGGACGGCCTGCACTACAATAGCACGTACAAATCCAGGGTGAAAGCTTTCAACGCCAGCGGGGTCGGACAATATAGCAAGACGCTCATCATGCACACGTCACACG CTGGACTTGCTCCGGGTGATATGCAGTCAG TGGCCTGGTTCACCTTCGACACGGCGTCGGCGCACCCGGACATCATCTTGTCCAACGACAACCTGACGGTTACGTGCAACAGCTACGACGATCGCGTGGCTTTGGGCGGCGCCGCCTTCTCGCGCGGTATCCATTACTGGGAGATGACGCTGGACCGCTACGACAACCACCCCGATCCCGCTTTTGGGGTGGCGCGCGCCGACGTCCTGAAAGACGTCATGCTGGGCAAAGACGACAAGGCCTGGGCTATGTATGTGGACAACAACCGCTCCTGGTTCATGCACAACAACTCGCACACCAACAG GACGGACGGCGGCATCAGCAAAGGGTCCACCATCGGCGTGCTGCTGGACTTCACGCGCAGGATCCTCATTTTCCTCATTAACGACGAGCAGCAGGGGCCCGTGGCCTTCGAGGGCCTGGAGGGCGCCTTCTACCCAGCCATCAGCCTAAACCGGAATGTACAG gtGACGCTGCACACCGGCTTGCCCATCCCAGATTTCTACACCCCGGGGGAGGTTGATCCCACTGCTCAGATGTGCTAA
- the tmx1 gene encoding thioredoxin-related transmembrane protein 1: MFPSSLGRKHPSPICYLLVSVCLASLPFTGAKQDSLREVTDSNWEDILTGEWMIEFYAPWCPACQHLQPVWKEFAEWGEDMGVNIAKVDVTEQPGLSGRFIITSLPTIYHCKDGVFRKYQGARTKDEFLSFVDEKKWSTVEPVSSWFAPSSFLMNSMSALFKLSMFIRRCHNYMTEQLGIPVWGSYVIFGLATLFSGLALGLLLVFIADFVFPSRRFSPGYYQKKEAGDQAWLQQQQEEEEREADGEEEDDDDEEEEEKDDEAWRMRQRLAATLESQPKTGQAVRKRAMPGRIQQNEDEEEEEEDT, encoded by the exons ATGTTTCCCTCGAGTCTGGGTCGAAAACACCCCTCGCCGATATGCTATCTCCTTGTCAGCGTGTGCCTCGCGTCCTTGCCGTTTACCGGGGCCAAGCAAGACAGCCTCCGGGAAGTCACGGACAGCAACTGGGAGGACATCCTGACCGGAGAGTGGATGATTGAATT CTATGCACCCTGGTGTCCAGCCTGCCAGCACCTGCAACCGGTGTGGAAGGAGTTTGCTGAATGGGGGGAGGACATGGGTGTGAACATCGCCAAGGTGGACGTGACGGAGCAACCAG GTCTTAGTGGGAGATTCATCATTACGTCACTTCCAACTATTTACCA TTGCAAAGATGGCGTCTTCCGCAAATACCAGGGCGCACGCACCAAGGACGAATTCCTCAGCTTTGTGGACGAGAAGAAGTGGAGTACGGTGGAGCCGGTCTCCTCCTGGTTCGCTCCCTCGTCTTTTCT AATGAACTCAATGTCTGCTCTCTTCAAGCTCTCCATGTTCATCCGG CGTTGTCATAACTACATGACGGAGCAACTGGGCATTCCCGTGTGGGGCTCATACGTCATCTTTGGCCTGGCTACACTCTTCTCCGGCCTCGCTCTTGGACTG ctgctgGTGTTTATCGCCGATTTTGTCTTCCCGTCTCGACGATTCTCTCCGGGCTACTATCAGA AGAAAGAAGCCGGGGACCAGGCGTGGCTCcaacagcagcaggaggaggaggagcgcgAAGCCGAcggcgaggaggaggacgacgacgacgaagaggaggaggagaaggacgaCGAGGCGTGGCGGATGCGGCAACGCCTCGCCGCCACCCTCGAGAGCCAGCCCAAGACGGGACAGGCCGTTCGGAAGCGGGCAATGCCCGGACGCATACAGCAAaatgaggatgaagaggaggaggaggaggacaccTAG
- the LOC119116388 gene encoding dynein regulatory complex subunit 4-like, whose translation MAKGKGKGKGKGKGKGKAVVVDENTPLTELTEQQLIERVAKITTDLTRIQDEKKSFQLIRDQVKAFWEISKQKLQDVKDKLRDGSIVRDEAKMLHRMKVTKYQQKVRHLESECHTNISQLKLDGAGFSTIGDNKKFQMEQGALNVIRSLQVDISEKELYNQNHIEQLKFDQASKLVDIMVPHDWRKVELEAKHNAKILPMFETSEKKVEAELNVLDTQMQIRLESLKKEHDGAFRYALKRSWEFYQAHMEEISLLEKQLTTIMCQGVVRQLTSIQKQPVCPQENLQQDKMKLQELQKQLENHNENKAHREASNARLAVLEDELEELSMKHSNLVQELESKELEHQELLKSQAAGLLEVQHRNGLRTRQLKLKLQAATETLEKLERSLGA comes from the coding sequence ATGGCTAAAGGGAAGGGCAAAGGGAAGGGCAAAGGGAAAGGGAAAGGCAAAGCGGTGGTCGTCGATGAAAACACGCCACTGACCGAACTGACCGAGCAGCAGCTGATAGAGCGAGTTGCTAAGATCACAACGGATCTAACCCGCATCCAAGATGAGAAGAAGAGCTTCCAGCTCATACGGGACCAAGTCAAGGCCTTCTGGGAGATCTCCAAACAGAAGCTTCAAGATGTGAAGGACAAGCTACGCGACGGTAGCATCGTGCGTGATGAGGCCAAGATGCTCCACAGGATGAAGGTGACCAAGTACCAGCAGAAGGTCCGGCACCTGGAGTCCGAGTGCCACACCAATATTTCGCAACTGAAACTGGACGGGGCCGGTTTCTCCACCATCGGCGACAACAAGAAATTTCAGATGGAGCAAGGGGCGCTGAATGTGATCCGCAGCCTGCAGGTGGACATCAGTGAGAAGGAGCTCTACAACCAAAACCACATTGAGCAGCTTAAATTCGACCAGGCGTCCAAGCTTGTGGACATCATGGTCCCGCACGACTGGAGGAAGGTGGAGCTGGAAGCCAAGCACAACGCCAAGATTCTCCCAATGTTTGAAACATCCGAGAAGAAGGTGGAAGCCGAGCTCAACGTCCTGGACACGCAAATGCAAATCCGTCTGGAGTCACTGAAGAAAGAGCACGACGGCGCTTTCCGCTATGCACTAAAGCGAAGCTGGGAGTTCTACCAAGCGCATATGGAGGAGATCTCCCTCCTGGAGAAGCAGCTAACCACCATCATGTGCCAGGGCGTGGTGCGGCAGCTGACGTCCATCCAGAAGCAGCCGGTGTGCCCGCAGGAGAACCTCCAGCAGGACAAGATGAAACTGCAGGAGCTCCAAAAGCAGCTGGAGAATCACAACGAGAACAAGGCCCATCGCGAAGCCAGCAACGCTCGCCTCGCGGTCCTGGAGGACGAGCTAGAGGAGCTTTCCATGAAGCACAGTAACCTTGTGCAAGAGCTGGAATCCAAGGAGCTGGAGCACCAGGAACTACTCAAGAGCCAGGCGGCGGGTCTTCTAGAGGTCCAGCACCGCAACGGACTGCGGACGAGACAGCTGAAGCTCAAGCTGCAAGCCGCTACCGAAACTTTGGAGAAGCTTGAAAGGAGCCTCGGCGCATAA
- the trim9 gene encoding E3 ubiquitin-protein ligase TRIM9 isoform X2 translates to MDEMEEELKCPVCGSFFREPIILPCSHNICLACARNILVQTPDTESPQSSRASGSDYDYLDLDKMSLYSEADSGYGSYGGFVSLPTTPCQKSPNGVRVFPPGPAPAPHPQQPPAQQQAGCLLAPIPRNACITCPQCHRSLVLDERGLRGFPRNRVLEGVVERYRQGRAAALKCQLCERSPREAAVMCEQCDVLYCEPCRMRCHPPRGPLAKHRLVPPAQGRVGPGRRAAPRKTSTCTEHELENLSMYCVQCKTPVCYQCLEEGKHGTHEVKALGAMWKLHKGQLSQALNGLSDRASEAKEFLVQLRNTVQHIQENSVEFEACLVAQCDALIDALNRRKAQLLACVNKEHEHKLKVVRDQISHCTVKLRQTTGLMEYCLEVIKENDPSGFLQISDALIRRVLMTESQWGKGTLTPRMTSDFDLTLDSAPLLQTIHQLDFVQMKVPSAPMLQLEECCTENNSTTLSWKQPPLSTVAVDGYILELDDGDGGHFREVYVGTETICTVDGLHYNSTYKSRVKAFNASGVGQYSKTLIMHTSHVAWFTFDTASAHPDIILSNDNLTVTCNSYDDRVALGGAAFSRGIHYWEMTLDRYDNHPDPAFGVARADVLKDVMLGKDDKAWAMYVDNNRSWFMHNNSHTNRTDGGISKGSTIGVLLDFTRRILIFLINDEQQGPVAFEGLEGAFYPAISLNRNVQVTLHTGLPIPDFYTPGEVDPTAQMC, encoded by the exons ATGGACGAAATGGAGGAAGAGCTCAAGTGCCCCGTGTGCGGCTCCTTTTTCCGGGAGCCCATCATCTTGCCCTGCTCGCACAATATTTGCCTGGCGTGCGCCCGCAACATCCTGGTGCAGACGCCCGACACCGAGTCCCCACAGAGCAGCCGTGCCTCCGGATCCGACTACGACTACCTGGACCTGGACAAGATGAGCTTGTACAGCGAGGCGGACAGCGGCTACGGTTCGTATGGGGGTTTCGTGAGCCTGCCCACCACCCCTTGCCAGAAGTCCCCCAACGGGGTGCGGGTGTTCCCCCCTGGGCCGGCGCCGGCGCCGCACCCGCAGCAGCCCCCCGCACAGCAACAAGCCGGCTGCCTGCTCGCGCCCATCCCCCGCAACGCGTGCATCACGTGCCCGCAATGCCACCGCAGCCTGGTGCTGGACGAGCGGGGTCTGCGCGGCTTCCCCCGCAACCGGGTGCTGGAGGGCGTCGTGGAGCGCTACCGCCAGGGCCGGGCGGCCGCGCTCAAGTGTCAGCTGTGCGAGAGGAGCCCCCGCGAAGCCGCCGTCATGTGTGAGCAGTGCGACGTGCTGTACTGTGAGCCGTGCCGGATGCGTTGCCACCCGCCCCGCGGTCCGCTCGCCAAGCACCGGCTGGTGCCGCCCGCCCAGGGTCGGGTCGGCCCCgggcgccgcgccgcgcctcGCAAGACCTCCACATGCACGGAGCACGAGCTGGAGAACCTGAGCATGTACTGCGTGCAGTGCAAGACGCCCGTATGCTACCAGTGCCTCGAGGAGGGCAAGCACGGCACACACGAAGTCAAGGCGCTGGGGGCCATGTGGAAGCTGCACAAG GGTCAACTGTCTCAGGCTCTCAACGGGCTGTCAGACCGAGCCAGCGAGGCCAAAGAGTTCCTGGTGCAGCTCAGGAACACCGTGCAGCACATCCAG GAGAACAGCGTGGAATTCGAGGCGTGTCTGGTAGCGCAGTGCGACGCCCTCATCGACGCGCTGAACCGCCGCAAGGCGCAACTGCTGGCTTGCGTCAACAAGGAACACGAACACAAGCTCAAG GTAGTGCGTGACCAGATCTCGCACTGCACGGTGAAGCTGCGCCAGACGACGGGCCTGATGGAGTACTGCCTGGAGGTCATCAAAGAAAACGACCCCAGTGGCTTCCTCCAG ATCTCGGACGCGTTGATCCGGAGAGTCCTGATGACGGAGAGCCAGTGGGGCAAAGGGACGCTGACCCCCAGAATGACCAGTGACTTCGACTTGACTCTTGACAGCGCGCCGCTGCTGCAGACCATCCACCAGCTGGACTTTGTGCAGATGAAAG TGCCGTCGGCTCCCATGCTCCAGTTGGAAGAATGCTGCACGGAGAACAACAGCACCACGTTGTCATGGAAACAACCGCCACTCTCCACCGTCGCCGTGGACGGGTACATCCTGGAGCTTGATGACGGCGACGGCGGTCACTTCAGG GAAGTGTACGTGGGGACGGAGACCATCTGCACGGTGGACGGCCTGCACTACAATAGCACGTACAAATCCAGGGTGAAAGCTTTCAACGCCAGCGGGGTCGGACAATATAGCAAGACGCTCATCATGCACACGTCACACG TGGCCTGGTTCACCTTCGACACGGCGTCGGCGCACCCGGACATCATCTTGTCCAACGACAACCTGACGGTTACGTGCAACAGCTACGACGATCGCGTGGCTTTGGGCGGCGCCGCCTTCTCGCGCGGTATCCATTACTGGGAGATGACGCTGGACCGCTACGACAACCACCCCGATCCCGCTTTTGGGGTGGCGCGCGCCGACGTCCTGAAAGACGTCATGCTGGGCAAAGACGACAAGGCCTGGGCTATGTATGTGGACAACAACCGCTCCTGGTTCATGCACAACAACTCGCACACCAACAG GACGGACGGCGGCATCAGCAAAGGGTCCACCATCGGCGTGCTGCTGGACTTCACGCGCAGGATCCTCATTTTCCTCATTAACGACGAGCAGCAGGGGCCCGTGGCCTTCGAGGGCCTGGAGGGCGCCTTCTACCCAGCCATCAGCCTAAACCGGAATGTACAG gtGACGCTGCACACCGGCTTGCCCATCCCAGATTTCTACACCCCGGGGGAGGTTGATCCCACTGCTCAGATGTGCTAA